In Aquimarina sp. TRL1, a single window of DNA contains:
- the tuf gene encoding elongation factor Tu translates to MAKETFDRSKPHLNIGTIGHVDHGKTTLTAAITKVLAEAGLSEARDFDTIDNAPEEKERGITINTSHVEYQTANRHYAHVDCPGHADYVKNMVTGAAQMDGAILVVAATDGPMPQTREHILLGRQVGIPRIVVFLNKVDMVDDEELLELVEMEVRDLLSFYEYDGDNGPVVSGSALGALNGEQKWVDTVLALMEAVDTWIELPKRDVDKDFLMPIEDVFSITGRGTVATGRIETGVANTGDAVEIIGMGAEKLTSTITGVEMFRKILDRGEAGDNVGILLRGIEKTEISRGMVIVKPGSVTPHKNFKAEVYILKKEEGGRHTPFHNNYRPQFYVRTTDVTGNISLPDGVEMVMPGDNLTITVELIQPIAMNVGLRFAIREGGRTVGAGQVTEILD, encoded by the coding sequence ATGGCAAAGGAAACTTTTGATCGTTCCAAACCGCACTTAAATATTGGTACTATTGGACACGTAGATCACGGGAAAACAACGTTAACTGCTGCAATTACAAAAGTATTAGCAGAGGCTGGACTTTCTGAAGCAAGAGATTTTGATACTATCGATAATGCTCCTGAAGAAAAAGAAAGAGGGATCACTATTAATACTTCTCATGTAGAGTATCAAACGGCTAACCGTCACTATGCACACGTTGACTGTCCAGGTCACGCGGATTACGTAAAGAACATGGTAACTGGTGCTGCGCAGATGGATGGTGCGATCTTAGTAGTTGCTGCTACTGATGGACCTATGCCTCAAACACGTGAGCACATCCTTTTAGGACGTCAGGTAGGTATTCCTAGAATCGTTGTATTCCTTAACAAAGTGGATATGGTTGATGATGAGGAATTATTAGAGCTTGTTGAGATGGAAGTAAGAGATCTTCTTTCTTTCTACGAGTATGATGGAGATAATGGACCTGTTGTTTCTGGATCTGCATTAGGAGCTCTTAACGGTGAGCAAAAATGGGTTGATACAGTATTAGCTCTTATGGAAGCTGTTGATACATGGATTGAGTTACCAAAGCGTGATGTAGATAAGGATTTCTTAATGCCAATCGAAGATGTATTCTCTATTACTGGACGTGGAACAGTTGCTACTGGTCGTATTGAGACTGGAGTTGCTAACACTGGTGATGCAGTAGAAATCATCGGAATGGGAGCAGAGAAATTAACTTCTACAATTACTGGAGTTGAAATGTTCCGTAAGATATTAGATAGAGGAGAAGCAGGAGATAACGTAGGAATCCTATTAAGAGGTATCGAGAAAACTGAAATCTCTAGAGGTATGGTAATCGTTAAGCCTGGTTCTGTAACTCCACATAAAAACTTCAAAGCTGAGGTGTATATCCTTAAGAAAGAAGAAGGTGGACGTCACACTCCATTCCACAATAACTACCGTCCACAGTTCTATGTACGTACAACTGACGTAACAGGAAATATTTCTCTTCCTGATGGAGTAGAGATGGTAATGCCTGGAGATAACTTAACAATCACTGTTGAGCTTATTCAGCCAATCGCAATGAATGTTGGACTACGTTTCGCTATCCGTGAAGGAGGTAGAACAGTAGGAGCTGGTCAGGTAACTGAGATTCTAGACTAA
- the secE gene encoding preprotein translocase subunit SecE has protein sequence MAGFSNYITESYNELRNHVTWTPWAEAQRLTVVVIVFSVLFSLAIWGVDTVFSNVIEYYFSLVKS, from the coding sequence ATGGCTGGATTTTCAAATTACATTACAGAATCGTATAACGAATTAAGAAATCATGTTACATGGACTCCTTGGGCAGAAGCACAAAGATTAACTGTAGTAGTGATTGTTTTTTCAGTGTTATTCTCTTTAGCTATTTGGGGTGTTGATACTGTATTTAGTAACGTTATAGAGTATTATTTTTCTTTAGTTAAATCTTAA
- the nusG gene encoding transcription termination/antitermination protein NusG, producing MAEVDNTKKWYVVRAVSGQENKVKDYIEREIAHMGLEDYISKILVPTEKVVQIRNGKKINKERVYFPGYVMIEANLSGEIPHIIKSINGVIGFLGEVKGGDPVPLRKSEINRMLGKVDELAVKTDNVAIPYTVGETVKVIDGPFNGFNGTVEKVNEEKRKLEVMVKIFGRKTPLELSYMQVEKV from the coding sequence ATGGCCGAGGTAGATAATACAAAGAAGTGGTACGTTGTTCGAGCAGTTAGTGGTCAGGAGAATAAGGTAAAAGATTATATAGAGCGTGAAATCGCTCATATGGGATTAGAAGATTATATTTCTAAGATATTAGTTCCTACAGAAAAAGTTGTTCAGATACGTAACGGGAAGAAAATAAATAAAGAAAGAGTTTATTTTCCTGGTTATGTAATGATAGAAGCAAATTTATCTGGGGAAATTCCGCATATTATAAAATCAATAAATGGAGTTATTGGTTTTCTAGGAGAAGTAAAAGGAGGAGATCCTGTTCCTTTAAGGAAATCAGAAATAAATAGAATGCTAGGTAAAGTAGATGAGTTAGCTGTAAAAACAGATAACGTTGCTATACCATATACTGTAGGAGAGACGGTGAAGGTGATCGATGGACCATTCAATGGATTTAATGGGACAGTAGAAAAAGTAAATGAAGAAAAGCGTAAGCTAGAAGTAATGGTTAAGATTTTTGGAAGAAAAACACCATTAGAACTAAGCTATATGCAAGTAGAAAAAGTATAA
- the rplK gene encoding 50S ribosomal protein L11 gives MAKELSKVVKLQVRGGAANPSPPVGPALGAAGVNIMEFCKQFNGRTQDKAGKVLPVVISVYKDKSFDFVIKTPPAAVQILEAAKQKKGSGEPNRKKVASVTWDQVRAIAEDKMQDLNAFTIESAMKMIAGTARSMGVTVKGDAPF, from the coding sequence ATGGCTAAAGAATTAAGTAAGGTAGTAAAACTACAAGTTCGTGGAGGTGCTGCTAATCCTTCTCCTCCTGTTGGACCTGCTTTAGGTGCTGCCGGAGTAAATATCATGGAATTCTGTAAGCAATTCAATGGTAGAACACAGGATAAAGCTGGAAAAGTATTGCCAGTGGTTATTAGTGTTTATAAGGATAAGTCGTTTGACTTTGTTATAAAGACTCCACCAGCAGCTGTTCAAATATTGGAAGCAGCTAAACAGAAAAAAGGTTCAGGAGAGCCTAATCGTAAAAAAGTAGCTAGTGTTACTTGGGATCAAGTTCGTGCGATTGCAGAAGATAAAATGCAGGATCTTAATGCATTTACTATAGAGTCTGCAATGAAAATGATTGCCGGAACAGCTCGCTCTATGGGTGTAACTGTTAAAGGTGACGCACCATTTTAA
- the rplA gene encoding 50S ribosomal protein L1, with protein MAKVTKKQKEARAKVDKNKAYTLEEASSLVKEITNVNFDASVDLAVRLNVDPRKANQMVRGVVTLPHGTGKDVKVLALVTPDKEAEAKEAGADFVGLDEYLDKIKGGWTDVDVIITMPSVMGKLGPLGRILGPRGLMPNPKTGTVTMDVAKAVSDVKAGKIDFKVDKTGIVHASIGKASFDSNKLAGNAKELLTTLVKLKPQAAKGVYIKSIYMSSTMSPGVEVDSKNFAG; from the coding sequence ATGGCTAAAGTAACTAAAAAACAAAAAGAAGCACGTGCTAAGGTTGATAAGAATAAAGCTTACACGTTAGAGGAAGCTTCTTCTTTAGTAAAAGAAATAACAAATGTAAATTTTGATGCTTCTGTAGATCTAGCTGTTCGTTTGAACGTTGATCCACGTAAAGCGAATCAAATGGTACGTGGGGTAGTAACATTACCACATGGAACAGGTAAGGATGTTAAAGTATTAGCATTAGTTACTCCTGATAAAGAAGCTGAAGCAAAAGAGGCAGGAGCTGACTTTGTAGGGCTTGATGAGTACTTAGATAAGATCAAAGGAGGATGGACTGATGTTGATGTAATTATCACAATGCCTAGTGTTATGGGTAAATTAGGACCTTTAGGAAGAATCTTAGGACCTAGAGGATTGATGCCTAACCCAAAGACTGGAACAGTAACAATGGATGTAGCAAAAGCTGTTTCTGACGTAAAAGCTGGTAAGATCGATTTTAAAGTTGATAAAACAGGAATCGTTCACGCTTCTATCGGAAAAGCATCTTTTGATTCGAATAAATTAGCTGGAAATGCTAAGGAATTATTAACAACATTAGTAAAGTTAAAGCCTCAGGCAGCAAAAGGAGTATATATTAAGTCTATATATATGTCTTCTACAATGAGTCCTGGAGTAGAAGTAGATTCTAAAAACTTTGCTGGGTAA
- the rplJ gene encoding 50S ribosomal protein L10 has protein sequence MTREEKSQVIEDLTAQLADNSNIYLADISGLDAGTTSNLRRACFKANVSLAVVKNTLLAKAMENSDKDFGELPNVLKGNTSIMFSETGNAPAKVIKEFRKKSEKPLLKGAFVEEAIFVGDESLETLVNIKSKEEVIGDIIGLLQSPAKNVVSALKSGGGKIAGILKTLSEKEG, from the coding sequence ATGACTAGAGAAGAAAAATCACAAGTTATTGAAGACTTAACTGCTCAGTTAGCTGATAATTCTAACATCTATTTAGCTGATATATCAGGTCTTGATGCAGGAACAACTTCAAACTTACGTAGAGCTTGTTTTAAAGCAAATGTATCACTAGCAGTGGTAAAGAATACTCTATTAGCAAAAGCTATGGAGAATTCAGATAAGGATTTCGGAGAATTACCAAATGTATTAAAAGGTAATACTTCAATTATGTTCTCAGAAACTGGGAATGCACCAGCCAAGGTAATTAAAGAATTTCGTAAGAAATCAGAAAAGCCTTTATTAAAAGGAGCCTTTGTAGAAGAAGCAATATTTGTAGGTGACGAAAGCTTAGAGACCTTAGTTAACATTAAGTCTAAAGAAGAAGTTATCGGAGATATTATTGGCTTACTACAGTCACCTGCTAAGAACGTAGTATCTGCGTTGAAGTCAGGAGGAGGAAAAATAGCTGGTATCCTTAAAACATTATCCGAGAAAGAAGGATAA
- the rplL gene encoding 50S ribosomal protein L7/L12 has product MADLKEFAEQLVNLTVKEVNELADILKEEYGIEPAAAAVAVAGGAAGGGEAAEEKTEFDVILKAAGGSKLAVVKLVKDLTGLGLKDAKELVDGAPKAVKEGVAKDEAEALKTQLEEAGAEVELK; this is encoded by the coding sequence ATGGCAGATTTAAAAGAATTCGCAGAACAATTAGTTAACTTAACAGTAAAAGAAGTTAATGAATTAGCTGATATATTAAAAGAAGAATATGGTATCGAGCCTGCTGCTGCTGCTGTAGCTGTAGCTGGAGGAGCTGCTGGTGGTGGAGAAGCTGCTGAGGAGAAAACAGAATTTGATGTTATCCTTAAAGCTGCAGGTGGATCTAAATTAGCTGTTGTAAAACTTGTAAAAGATTTAACAGGATTAGGTCTTAAAGATGCTAAAGAATTAGTAGATGGTGCTCCTAAAGCAGTAAAAGAAGGAGTAGCTAAAGACGAAGCAGAAGCTCTTAAAACTCAATTAGAAGAGGCTGGAGCTGAAGTTGAGCTTAAGTAA
- the rpoB gene encoding DNA-directed RNA polymerase subunit beta codes for MLATQTERLNFSSVKNRPEYPDFLDIQIKSFQDFFQLETKSEERGSEGLYNTFMENFPITDTRNQFVLEFIDYFVDPPRYDLQECIERGLTYSVPLKARLKLFCTDPEHEDFETIVQDVYLGTIPYMTPSGTFCINGAERVVVSQLHRSPGVFFGQSFHANGTKLYSARVIPFKGSWIEFATDINSVMYAYIDRKKKLPVTTLFRAIGFERDKDILEIFDLAEEVKVSKSGLKKVLGRKLAARVLNTWHEDFVDEDTGEVVSIERNEIVLDRDTILDKDHLDEIVDSGAKTILLHKEDNQKGDYAIIHNTLQKDPTNSEKEAVEHIYRQLRNAEPPDEETARGIIDKLFFSDQRYNLGEVGRYRMNKKLGLDIEMDKQVLTKEDIITIIKYLIELINSKAEIDDIDHLSNRRVRTVGEQLSQQFGVGLARMARTIRERMNVRDNEVFTPIDLINAKTLSSVINSFFGTNQLSQFMDQTNPLAEITHKRRLSALGPGGLSRERAGFEVRDVHYTHYGRLCPIETPEGPNIGLISSLSVFAKVNSMGFLETPYRKVTEGKVDLKEFRYLSAEEEEEKLIAQANIPLEEDGTIASDKVIARMEGDFPVVDPESVNYADVAPNQIASISASLIPFLEHDDANRALMGSNMMRQAVPLLRVQAPIVGTGLERQVASDSRVLINAEGNGEVEYVDANKITIKYDRTDQQRMVSFDGDSKTYNLIKFRKTNQGTCINLKPIVRVGDRVNKGQVLCQGYATENGELALGRNMKVAFMPWKGYNFEDAIVISEKVVREDIFTSIHIDEYSLEVRDTKLGNEELTNDIPNVSEDATKDLDENGMIRVGAEVKPGDILIGKITPKGESDPTPEEKLLRAIFGDKAGDVKDASLKASPSLHGVVIDKKLFARVIKDKRKRSQDKEDISILERSYDAKFALLKDELVEKLFLIIGGKTSQGVMNDLGEEVLPKGKKYTQKMLNSIDDYTHLTKGTWTTDDELNSLVADLLHNYKIKENDLQGNLRREKFTISVGDELPSGIIKLAKVYIAKKRKLKVGDKMAGRHGNKGIVARIVREEDMPFLEDGTPVDIVLNPLGVPSRMNIGQIYETVLGWAGQKLGRTYGTPIFDGASLDEINKFTDEAGIPRFGHTYLFDGGTGDRFDQPATVGVIYMLKLGHMVDDKMHARSIGPYSLITQQPLGGKAQFGGQRFGEMEVWALEAYGASSTLREILTVKSDDVIGRAKTYESIVKGEPMPEPGLPESFNVLMHELKGLGLDIRLEE; via the coding sequence ATGTTAGCAACACAAACTGAAAGATTGAATTTCTCTTCTGTAAAGAATAGACCTGAATATCCAGACTTTCTTGATATTCAGATAAAATCATTTCAGGATTTCTTTCAACTAGAAACGAAGTCTGAAGAAAGAGGAAGCGAAGGTCTGTATAATACCTTCATGGAGAATTTTCCGATTACAGATACACGTAATCAATTTGTATTAGAGTTTATAGATTACTTCGTAGATCCTCCAAGATATGATCTTCAAGAATGTATAGAAAGAGGGTTAACATATAGTGTTCCCCTAAAAGCGAGATTAAAGCTTTTTTGTACCGACCCGGAACACGAAGATTTTGAAACCATAGTGCAGGATGTATATTTGGGAACGATCCCCTATATGACACCAAGTGGTACTTTCTGTATCAATGGAGCCGAGCGTGTTGTAGTGTCACAGTTACACCGATCTCCTGGTGTATTCTTTGGACAATCATTCCACGCCAATGGAACAAAGCTGTATTCTGCCAGAGTAATTCCTTTTAAAGGATCCTGGATAGAATTCGCTACAGATATCAATAGTGTGATGTATGCATATATTGATAGAAAGAAAAAATTACCGGTAACAACACTTTTCCGTGCTATTGGATTCGAGCGCGATAAAGATATTTTAGAAATTTTTGATCTTGCAGAAGAGGTGAAAGTTTCTAAATCCGGATTGAAGAAAGTTTTAGGACGTAAATTAGCCGCACGTGTATTGAATACATGGCATGAAGATTTCGTAGATGAAGATACCGGAGAGGTAGTATCAATCGAAAGAAATGAAATTGTATTGGATCGTGATACGATCTTAGACAAGGATCATTTGGATGAGATTGTAGACTCTGGTGCTAAAACAATCTTATTACATAAAGAAGATAATCAAAAAGGAGATTATGCAATTATTCATAATACCCTTCAGAAAGATCCTACCAATTCTGAAAAAGAAGCAGTAGAACACATATATAGACAATTACGTAACGCTGAACCGCCTGATGAGGAAACCGCAAGAGGGATCATCGATAAGTTGTTCTTCTCTGATCAGCGATATAACCTAGGAGAGGTAGGTCGTTACAGAATGAATAAAAAATTAGGGTTGGATATCGAAATGGATAAGCAGGTACTTACCAAAGAAGATATCATAACTATTATAAAATACTTGATTGAGTTAATTAACTCTAAAGCAGAGATTGATGATATTGATCACCTTTCTAACCGTCGTGTTAGAACAGTAGGAGAGCAGTTGTCTCAGCAATTCGGAGTTGGATTGGCAAGAATGGCGCGTACTATCCGAGAGCGTATGAACGTTCGTGATAACGAAGTCTTTACTCCAATCGATTTGATTAATGCCAAAACATTATCATCTGTAATTAACTCTTTCTTCGGAACAAATCAGCTGTCTCAGTTTATGGATCAAACAAATCCATTAGCAGAGATCACACATAAACGTCGATTATCAGCGTTAGGACCTGGTGGATTATCAAGAGAACGAGCAGGATTTGAGGTTCGTGACGTTCACTATACACACTATGGTCGTTTATGTCCTATTGAAACGCCAGAAGGACCAAATATTGGATTGATATCTTCATTATCAGTATTTGCAAAGGTGAATTCGATGGGATTCCTGGAAACCCCTTATAGAAAGGTAACTGAAGGGAAAGTGGATCTAAAAGAGTTTAGATACCTAAGTGCTGAAGAAGAAGAAGAAAAATTAATAGCGCAAGCCAATATACCATTAGAAGAAGATGGAACAATTGCTTCTGATAAGGTAATTGCACGTATGGAAGGTGACTTCCCGGTAGTTGATCCGGAAAGTGTAAACTATGCCGATGTAGCACCAAATCAGATTGCTTCTATTTCAGCGTCTCTAATTCCTTTCTTGGAGCATGATGATGCGAACCGTGCCTTGATGGGATCAAACATGATGCGTCAGGCAGTACCATTATTAAGAGTACAGGCACCAATTGTAGGAACAGGATTAGAAAGACAGGTGGCTTCCGATTCCCGTGTATTGATTAATGCAGAAGGAAACGGAGAAGTAGAGTATGTAGATGCTAATAAGATAACGATTAAGTATGATAGAACTGATCAACAGCGAATGGTAAGCTTTGATGGAGATTCTAAAACATATAATCTTATCAAATTCCGTAAGACTAACCAGGGAACTTGTATTAACCTTAAACCTATCGTAAGAGTAGGTGACAGAGTAAACAAAGGACAGGTATTGTGTCAGGGGTATGCTACAGAAAATGGAGAACTTGCTTTAGGTAGAAACATGAAAGTAGCCTTTATGCCTTGGAAAGGGTATAACTTTGAGGATGCGATTGTGATTTCTGAAAAAGTAGTAAGAGAAGATATTTTTACTTCTATTCATATTGACGAATACTCACTGGAAGTTAGAGATACGAAACTTGGTAACGAAGAATTAACCAATGATATTCCAAACGTATCCGAAGATGCAACTAAGGATCTGGATGAAAATGGAATGATCAGAGTGGGTGCAGAAGTAAAACCTGGAGACATTCTGATTGGTAAAATTACACCAAAAGGAGAAAGTGATCCGACACCAGAAGAAAAACTACTTAGAGCTATATTCGGGGATAAGGCTGGAGACGTTAAAGATGCTTCATTAAAAGCTTCTCCTTCTTTACACGGAGTAGTAATTGATAAGAAGTTATTCGCCAGAGTAATTAAAGATAAGCGTAAACGTTCTCAGGATAAAGAAGATATTTCTATCTTAGAACGATCGTATGATGCAAAATTTGCATTGCTAAAAGACGAACTTGTAGAAAAGTTATTCCTTATCATAGGAGGAAAAACTTCTCAGGGAGTTATGAATGATCTTGGAGAAGAAGTGTTGCCAAAAGGAAAGAAGTATACTCAGAAAATGCTGAATAGTATTGATGATTATACACACTTGACAAAAGGGACATGGACTACTGATGATGAGTTAAATTCATTAGTTGCAGATCTGTTGCATAACTATAAGATCAAAGAAAACGATTTACAAGGGAACTTAAGAAGAGAGAAATTTACAATTTCAGTAGGAGATGAACTTCCTTCAGGAATTATAAAGCTTGCTAAAGTTTATATCGCGAAGAAGCGTAAACTGAAAGTGGGAGATAAAATGGCAGGACGTCACGGTAACAAAGGTATTGTGGCACGTATTGTTAGAGAAGAAGATATGCCATTCTTGGAAGACGGGACACCAGTGGATATTGTATTGAATCCATTAGGGGTACCATCACGTATGAATATCGGTCAGATTTATGAAACAGTATTAGGTTGGGCTGGACAAAAATTAGGTAGAACATATGGTACACCTATTTTTGATGGAGCTTCTCTGGATGAGATTAATAAATTTACTGATGAAGCTGGAATTCCAAGATTCGGTCATACCTATCTTTTCGATGGAGGTACAGGAGATCGTTTCGATCAGCCAGCAACGGTAGGAGTAATCTACATGCTGAAACTAGGACACATGGTTGATGATAAGATGCATGCACGTTCTATTGGACCATACTCATTGATTACGCAGCAACCATTAGGAGGTAAAGCTCAGTTTGGAGGACAGCGTTTTGGAGAAATGGAAGTTTGGGCATTAGAAGCATACGGAGCTTCTAGTACACTTCGTGAAATATTGACGGTAAAATCTGATGATGTAATTGGAAGAGCAAAAACATACGAAAGTATTGTGAAAGGGGAACCAATGCCAGAACCTGGATTACCAGAATCCTTTAATGTATTAATGCATGAATTAAAAGGACTGGGACTGGATATCAGATTAGAAGAATAG